The following are encoded together in the Pectinophora gossypiella chromosome 14, ilPecGoss1.1, whole genome shotgun sequence genome:
- the LOC126372459 gene encoding armadillo repeat-containing protein 8-like, with amino-acid sequence MQQITVFMDIESSRSYVDELYSSDGAKVVEALVTLKNSVIGSNRQKSSVIQQGIVPRLLQLMSDDTLDPNIRLEATITIGSLAKGTTENVASLIEQGTASALVELLKTVPIGTKLAEAALCALRSVFLHPPAPVSALPADMRLLTRLTQIAREGSPTARSCVVRILSIWCGGPAEQEVLSAAGACAAVAVMITSSRPAGPPAARALPALDLLAAMCFENANVAQLALNTRYGDKSIPELLTFLVSRDKPLPIAMGAARCLTFIHRAGALPADDNRVVFGALPCLARLCTKEIPEDIRATAAETLAYLAEVDTSLQRLAAISNHLMSSLADIVNCQSPAAKQGAFKCFASLGANDEDIRKRIIETHGLMVHVVNGMNNPEPSVRLAAVRCLHSLSRSVQQLRTTFQDHAVWRPLMQLLNDSPGTELLTVGSSTLCNLLLEFSPAKEPMLDQGAVEMLCNLTKRPEAALRLNGIWALMNMAFQAEQKVKQRILNCLGTEQMFRLLGDSDTRVIMKTLGLLRNLLSTRQHIDAIMSEYSSQVMQAVIVVLEGSYPAEVKEQALCILGNIGDGERAKDMIMANEDVLRKLVDYLAHPESKLQEAALFVAGNLARRGEAGAAARQQRLAELGVLRALKLLRNKDNAHHLHDRVKTALAQFNDFT; translated from the exons ATGCAACAAATAACAGTTTTTATG GATATAGAGAGTTCGCGGTCGTACGTGGACGAGCTGTACTCCTCGGATGGAGCGAAGGTTGTGGAGGCGTTGGTGACGCTGAAGAATTCTGTGATCGGAAGTAACCGGCAGAAGAGCTCAGTGATACAGCAGGGCATCGTCCCGCGACTTCTACAGCTCATGTCTGACGACACACTGGATCCCAATATCAGGCTGGAAGCAACGATCACTATTG gttccCTAGCAAAAGGTACAACAGAGAATGTAGCATCACTAATAGAACAAGGCACAGCATCAGCCCTAGTGGAACTCCTGAAGACGGTTCCTATTGGAACAAAGTTGGCTGAGGCAGCTCTTTGTGCACTGAGGAGTGTGTTTCTACACCCACCAGCACCCGTCAGTGCTCTGCCTGCTGACATGAGACTGTTGACAAGACTGACCC agATAGCCCGAGAAGGTTCTCCGACAGCGCGATCATGCGTGGTTCGCATCCTGTCCATCTGGTGTGGCGGGCCGGCGGAACAAGAGGTGCTGTCGGCGGCGGGCGCGTGCGCCGCCGTGGCCGTCATGATCACCAGCAGCCGCCCCGCCGGCCCGCCCGCTGCCAGGGCGCTGCCGGCACTAGACCTGCTCGCCGCCATGTGCTTCGAGAACGCTAACGTCGCCCAACTCGCTTTAAATACCAG ATACGGCGACAAATCAATACCAGAACTGCTGACATTCTTAGTATCGAGAGACAAGCCGCTCCCGATAGCGATGGGCGCGGCGCGATGTCTCACATTCATACATAGAGCGGGAGCATTGCCTGCAGACGACAACAG AGTGGTATTTGGGGCGTTGCCCTGCCTAGCGAGGTTGTGCACTAAAGAAATTCCGGAGGACATCCGAGCGACGGCAGCTGAAACATTAGCCTATTTAGCAGAG GTGGACACGTCTCTGCAGAGGCTAGCAGCGATATCGAACCACCTGATGTCGTCACTAGCAGACATAGTCAACTGTCAGTCGCCGGCCGCGAAGCAGGGCGCGTTCAAATGTTTCGCCTCCCTCGGGGCCAATGACGAAGACATTAGGAAAAGGATCATCGAGACACACGGCTTGATGGTGCACGTCGTCAATGGAATGAATAACCCTGAACCTTCG GTAAGATTGGCCGCAGTAAGATGTCTGCATTCGCTGTCGAGATCAGTGCAGCAACTCCGGACGACATTTCAG GACCACGCAGTATGGCGGCCGCTCATGCAGCTTCTGAATGACTCGCCCGGCACCGAGTTGCTGACGGTGGGCTCCTCAACGCTATGCAACCTGCTGCTCGAGTTCTCGCCGGCCAAGGAACCCATGTTGGACCAAG GTGCTGTAGAAATGTTATGTAATTTGACGAAGAGGCCGGAGGCGGCATTAAGACTGAACGGAATATGGGCGCTGATGAACATGGCTTTTCAG GCGGAGCAAAAAGTAAAACAGCGTATACTAAACTGCCTGGGCACGGAGCAGATGTTCCGACTGCTCGGCGACTCGGACACGCGCGTGATCATGAAGACGCTGGGCTTACTGCGCAACCTGCTCTCCACCAGACAACACATTGACGCCATCATGAGCGAGTACTCGTCACAAGTTATGCAG GCAGTAATAGTAGTCCTAGAAGGCTCGTACCCGGCGGAGGTGAAGGAACAAGCTCTGTGTATCCTGGGCAATATTGGAGACGGCGAGCGGGCTAAGGACATGATCATGGCCAACGAAGATGTGCTGAGGAAGCTCGTGGATTATCTG GCGCACCCGGAGAGCAAGCTGCAGGAGGCGGCGCTGTTCGTGGCGGGCAACCTGGCGCGGCGCGGGGAGGCGGGCGCCGCCGCGCGCCAGCAGCGGCTGGCCGAGCTGGGCGTGCTGCGGGCGCTCAAGCTGCTGCGGAACAAGGACAACGCGCACCACTTGCACGACCG agtCAAGACGGCGTTGGCGCAATTCAATGACTTCACATAA
- the LOC126372431 gene encoding uncharacterized protein LOC126372431, with translation MSVNDDRPPKSPNINPDAKLIRDLNIKRGFIKARLTRLIKYVESLSLEKEVLSESKCIELKLRMQGASSLLEEFSGVQNQLDELLYETDFDKQVEARDDFESSYYSMRAAATCHLGIDQDTTGSSKSTNRSQQSIKLPTISLPSFDGSYEHWLEFRDTFISLVHDSRDISNIQKFHYLKSSLKGSAELVIKSLEFSSNNYPITWELLLNRYNNSSLLVHNHVKALFSIQTITKESSVLLRKLIDTVLKNIRSLTVLGEPTDFWDTLIIYMVVSKLDSTTEREWEQYKRTILLRNTDNSKLTLKVNDLLGFLRNRAEMLETLTRSTNTHDKKPNAHNLNAAKVHCHVANTNNDSTNTNKPFRKRSCLKCNTNHPLYSCQLFIDMPLPDKVKFVEDNKLCYNCMRAGHSATTCRFGPCRKCNKKHNSLLHSDASDDGCTLAFLSLNEEPGIVARPSTSLGVSMCDSIQKPRRDIDTVQVNNAHIDIQCAQSSVQPVLLSTALVEICDSLGKYHKARVLLDSGSQRCFITKSLCDRLNTQIIQSTHKIHGVGNSVTQSTQTCNVLIKSVTNTYATRIQCLVLPQITTLSAITTRDIHFSIPHNIQLADPSFHECHKVDILIGADMFWELLSEGRMKLADGPFLQNTKLGWIISGPILNNALNGSSNRVNCNFTNSIDTQLKQFWELEEMPALKPNDTFTTEERACENHFVQTTKRESDGRFCVQIPFKESPSLLGESYEQAKRRFISLEKRLERSPSYKQMYSDFIKEYESLGHMTRTDTYKPLNYFLPHHGVFREHSTTTKLRVVFDASAATTSNKSRKCKTLGLGWLHVSDELHFNTQFKHDWTKLTKRIILSSVSQIYDPLGLLSPSIMTVKVLLQKLWLLKLGWDDPVPEDVVCIWNRFASNLSVLSSLRVPRYVTCDDPIHTELHIFTDASQTAYGACAYIRTITADGNVCVRLLFAKGKVTPLKPVTIPRLELCGALLGAKLFHKIRESLRCRFDSIIFWTDSTIVLGWLRMAPNLLKTFVQNRVVEIHELTNDIPWRHVSGVENPADLVSRGLDLNALSTSQLWWEGPSFLHDPDFKDNQVHVHNTQDDLPEVKGTLTHCCVASTTELSLFPFARFSQFNRMKRACAYVLRFVYNSRNKTNKRVGSLSVDELKDSTNMLARLCQMESYPDEYNSVLTQKTLHKKHNLLKLNPFLDERKIIRVGGRLGNSQEFKYNKKHPVLLSVKHHFTVLLFRHMHKQLLHAAPQMLLFTIRDNWWPVGGRDLARKIVHECVTCTRLRAKTLSPIMGNLPEERLTPGFPFLRCGVDYFGPVLTLNRKGRGARTVKAYVAVFICFTTRAVHLELVCDLSTDAYLLTLKRFISRRGKPVEIFSDNGRNFVGLMNEFSKFISNCSKEISDYAIERNIKFTFIPPYAPHFGGLWEAGVKSCKYHLRRVVGNAYLTYEEFSTVLAQVEAILNSRPLSPMSHDPNDLQPLSPAHFLVGRPLTSSLSANLEETPVHRLTRYQRIEQIKQNFWRRWSKEYVSELQTRMKWRTQTQDLKEGTLVIIKDDNSPPLKWQLGRVTSNIPGRDGIARVACIQTSTGVIKRAYAKICPLPLTTADTS, from the coding sequence ATGAGCGTAAATGATGATAGACCACCTAAATCTCCTAATATTAATCCTGACGCTAAGTTGATTAGAGATTTAAATATTAAACGAGGGTTTATAAAGGCGAGGTTAACTAGATTGATAAAATATGTTGAGTCATTGTCATTAGAAAAGGAAGTTCTTTCCGAAAGCAAGTGTATAGAGTTAAAGTTACGCATGCAGGGAGCTTCTAGCCTGCTTGAGGAATTTTCTGGTGTTCAAAATCAGCTAGATGAGTTGTTATATGAAACTGACTTTGATAAGCAAGTTGAAGCGCGAGATGATTTTGAATCCAGTTATTATTCAATGCGGGCAGCAGCTACTTGCCATCTAGGCATTGATCAGGATACCACGGGAAGCTCTAAATCCACTAATCGTTCGCAACAATCCATAAAACTACCCACCATTTCTTTACCCTCATTCGACGGTTCATACGAGCACTGGCTGGAGTTCCGCGACACATTTATATCGCTAGTACATGATTCTAGAGATATTAGTAATATTCAGAAGTTTCACTATCTAAAATCATCGCTAAAAGGCAGTGCAGAACTTGTAATAAAATCGCTAGAATTTTCATCGAATAACTATCCTATTACATGGGAGCTATTATtgaataggtataataatagcAGTTTGTTGGTGCATAATCACGTTAAAGCTCTTTTCTCCATACAGACAATAACTAAGGAATCATCAGTGTTGTTAAGAAAGCTTATTGATaccgttttaaaaaatatacgctcTTTAACTGTCCTCGGGGAACCTACTGACTTCTGGGATACCCTCATTATTTACATGGTTGTTTCAAAGCTAGATTCCACTACAGAGCGCGAATGGGAACAATACAAGCGTACAATATTATTGAGAAACACTGATAATTCCAAGTTGACACTAAAAGTTAATGATTTGCTAGGTTTCTTGCGTAACAGGGCCGAGATGTTGGAAACGTTAACACGTAGTACGAATACGCACGATAAAAAGCCTAACGCTCATAACCTCAACGCAGCTAAAGTGCACTGTCACGTCGCAAACACCAATAACGATAGCACCAACACTAACAAACCTTTTCGCAAACGATCATGTTTAAAGTGTAACACGAACCATCCACTTTATTCATGCCAGTTGTTCATCGATATGCCCCTGCCAGATAAAGTGAAGTTTGTTGAAGACAACAAGCTGTGTTACAACTGTATGCGCGCAGGACATTCCGCTACGACCTGCAGGTTCGGACCATGCAGGAAATGTAACAAGAAGCACAACTCATTATTACATAGTGACGCGAGTGACGATGGCTGCACACTGGCTTTCCTCTCGCTAAACGAGGAACCGGGGATTGTTGCACGCCCCTCTACGTCATTAGGTGTATCAATGTGTGATTCTATACAAAAGCCGCGACGTGATATTGATACAGTACAGGTTAATAATGCACACATCGACATACAATGCGCACAGTCGTCCGTGCAACCAGTTTTATTATCGACCGCCTTGGTGGAGATATGTGATAGTTTAGGTAAATATCACAAAGCGCGCGTTCTCCTCGACAGCGGTAGTCAACgttgttttattacaaaatcatTATGCGACCGATTAAATACGCAAATAATACAGTCCACCCATAAAATACATGGTGTAGGTAATTCTGTAACGCAAAGTACACAGACATGTAATGTTTTAATCAAGTCTGTGACAAATACCTATGCCACACGCATACAATGTCTCGTGTTACCCCAAATAACGACGCTCTCAGCTATTACTACGCGCGATATTCATTTCTCCATCCCACATAATATACAGTTAGCCGATCCTTCTTTTCATGAATGTCACAAGGTGGACATTCTCATAGGCGCGGACATGTTTTGGGAACTGTTAAGTGAAGGGAGAATGAAACTTGCTGACGGGCCGTTTTTGCAAAACACCAAATTAGGATGGATAATTTCCGGTCCCATTCTAAATAATGCGCTAAACGGAAGCAGTAACCGCGTTAACTGCAATTTTACAAATTCTATTGACACGCAATTAAAACAGTTTTGGGAGTTGGAAGAAATGCCCGCCCTAAAACCGAATGATACTTTTACTACAGAGGAACGTGCATGTGAAAACCATTTCGTTCAAACTACTAAGCGAGAGTCGGACGGAAGGTTTTGTGTACAGATTCCATTTAAAGAATCACCCTCTTTGTTAGGTGAATCATACGAGCAAGCCAAACGACGTTTTATTTCGCTAGAAAAACGTTTGGAACGTTCGCCTTCCTACAAACAGATGTATAGCGACTTTATAAAGGAGTATGAAAGTTTAGGTCATATGACTCGCACGGACACATACAAACCGCTTAATTACTTTCTTCCCCACCATGGAGTATTCCGCGAGCATAGCACTACGACTAAGCTGCGAGTTGTGTTCGACGCGAGCGCCGCTACTACATCAAACAAATCGCGCAAATGTAAAACACTCGGTCTCGGGTGGCTGCATGTATCTGACGAACTTCACTTTAATACGCAATTTAAACATGACTGGACAAAACTTACAAAGCGCATTATTTTGTCTAGTGTATCACAAATATATGATCCCCTAGGATTACTAAGTCCTAGTATCATGACTGTGAAAGTTCTGTTGCAAAAGTTATGGCTGCTGAAACTAGGTTGGGACGACCCGGTACCAGAAGATGTTGTATGTATTTGGAATCGATTCGCAAGCAACTTATCTGTATTATCTAGTTTGCGAGTGCCGCGTTACGTAACCTGCGACGATCCGATACATACCGAGCTTCATATATTTACCGATGCGTCACAGACAGCTTACGGCGCGTGCGCATACATTCGCACTATAACAGCTGATGGCAATGTATGTGTGAGGTTATTATTCGCTAAAGGTAAAGTAACGCCATTAAAGCCTGTAACTATTCCGCGACTTGAGTTGTGCGGTGCATTGTTGGGTGCTAAGCTCTTTCATAAAATAAGGGAGTCGTTACGGTGTCGGTTTGATAGTATCATATTTTGGACAGATTCCACTATCGTTTTAGGATGGCTGCGCATGGCTCCTAACTTGTTAAAGACCTTTGTCCAGAATAGGGTTGTCGAGATACATGAGCTGACTAATGACATACCATGGCGTCATGTTAGTGGAGTAGAAAACCCAGCTGACCTAGTATCGCGAGGTTTAGACTTGAATGCGCTAAGTACGTCTCAGTTGTGGTGGGAAGGGCCATCTTTCCTTCATGACCCTGATTTTAAAGATAACCAAGTTCACGTACACAATACACAGGATGACCTTCCAGAGGTCAAAGGGACCCTTACCCATTGCTGTGTCGCTAGCACTACAGAGCTATCTTTATTCCCATTTGCGCGATTTTCGCAGTTCAATAGAATGAAACGCGCCTGCGCGTATGTGTTGCGGTTTGTTTATAATTCGCGCAATAAGACAAACAAACGTGTAGGCAGCCTGAGCGTAGATGAACTAAAGGATTCAACAAATATGTTGGCTAGATTATGTCAGATGGAGTCATATCCTGACGAATATAACAGTGTGTTAACACAAAAAACGCTTCataaaaaacacaatttattGAAACTTAATCCGTTTTTAGATGAGAGGAAAATTATACGAGTTGGCGGCCGGTTAGGAAATTCGCAGgagtttaaatataataaaaaacatccaGTCCTACTTTCGGTTAAGCATCATTTCACTGTTCTGTTATTTCGACATATGCATAAACAGTTATTGCACGCGGCACCACAAATGCTTTTATTTACCATTCGAGACAATTGGTGGCCGGTAGGCGGCCGTGATCTCGCTCGTAAGATTGTTCACGAGTGCGTCACATGCACACGTCTACGCGCTAAGACGCTTTCGCCCATCATGGGTAATCTGCCAGAAGAACGTTTGACTCCCGGGTTTCCCTTCTTACGCTGTGGAGTAGATTATTTTGGCCCTGTGCTGACATTGAACCGAAAAGGCAGGGGTGCTCGTACGGTAAAGGCATATGTTGCGGTATTTATATGTTTCACTACGCGCGCAGTGCATTTAGAGCTTGTGTGTGACCTCTCGACCGATGCTTACCTACTGAcgctaaaaagatttatttctcGTCGTGGAAAACCGGTCGAAATTTTCTCCGACAATGGAAGGAACTTCGTTGGTCTAATGAACGAGTTCTCAAAATTTATTAGTAATTGTTCAAAAGAAATTAGTGATTACGCTATTGAGCGAAATatcaaatttacatttataccACCTTATGCGCCTCATTTTGGTGGTCTGTGGGAGGCAGGAGTAAAATCTTGTAAATACCACCTACGACGGGTGGTAGGTAATGCGTATTTGACCTATGAGGAATTTAGTACGGTATTGGCACAGGTGGAAGCCATCCTCAACTCCAGACCCCTTTCTCCTATGTCTCATGATCCTAACGACCTTCAACCTCTTAGTCCTGCCCATTTTCTGGTTGGTCGTCCGCTGACTTCTTCATTAAGCGCTAACTTGGAGGAGACACCAGTACATCGCCTGACACGTTACCAGAGGATCGAGCAAATCAAGCAGAATTTCTGGAGGCGCTGGTCTAAGGAGTACGTCTCTGAGCTACAAACACGCATGAAATGGAGGACCCAGACGCAGGATCTGAAGGAAGGCACGCTAGTGATCATCAAAGATGACAATTCTCCGCCGTTGAAATGGCAACTCGGACGAGTCACGTCCAACATCCCTGGGCGAGATGGAATCGCTAGAGTGGCGTGTATACAAACGTCAACCGGAGTCATCAAGCGCGCTTATGCAAAAATCTGTCCGCTTCCACTCACTACAGCAGACACGTCCTAG
- the LOC126372548 gene encoding ankyrin repeat domain-containing protein 54 encodes MTDSGVDTSNESSDNPLFDNCVLEFSPPAIPINEAGQPMPIDFLDEPHDHIGKIKCSTKARHCRLKYRYGGVICTSRNHKLRLAASTNNTELVEKLLLSGADPNSSDEHKRSPLHLAACRGYVDVVRTLLRHGANPNIKDTLGNTPLHLAACTNHIPVVIELLDAGTDVSSHDKNGKNPIELAQSKLKLIQMRPSGAGHFEETRQLIGEICMVVEMMLKYMKMQKADAGELESVRKRLEGVSTREQVDSEVQNLLDSLDSLKLR; translated from the coding sequence ATGACCGACTCTGGAGTAGATACCAGCAACGAGAGTAGTGATAATCCCTTATTCGACAACTGTGTCTTGGAATTCAGTCCACCAGCTATACCCATAAACGAAGCTGGTCAGCCTATGCCTATCGACTTTCTCGACGAGCCCCACGATCACATCGGAAAGATTAAATGTTCTACAAAAGCCAGGCACTGCAGACTAAAGTACCGTTATGGTGGTGTAATTTGCACCTCCAGGAACCATAAACTTCGTCTCGCTGCATCCACGAATAATACTGAACTTGTAGAGAAACTTTTGCTGTCAGGTGCAGATCCAAACTCTTCAGATGAGCACAAAAGAAGTCCTCTCCATCTAGCAGCTTGTCGGGGATACGTCGACGTCGTAAGAACGCTGTTGAGGCACGGAGCCAACCCAAACATAAAGGACACTCTTGGCAATACACCTTTACATCTAGCTGCTTGTACCAACCACATTCCTGTAGTTATTGAACTGTTAGATGCGGGAACAGATGTTAGTTCACATGACAAAAATGGCAAGAATCCAATAGAGTTGGCTCAGAGTAAACTAAAACTGATACAAATGCGTCCGAGCGGTGCTGGCCACTTTGAGGAGACCAGGCAACTGATTGGTGAAATTTGTATGGTTGTAGAAATGATGTTGAAATATATGAAAATGCAAAAAGCAGATGCAGGAGAGCTAGAATCAGTTCGGAAAAGACTGGAAGGTGTCAGTACCCGTGAACAAGTGGACTCAGAAGTACAAAACTTACTGGACAGTCTCGACTCATTGAAACTgaggtaa